A window from Leptospira meyeri encodes these proteins:
- a CDS encoding M23 family metallopeptidase yields MKKKIKEITSVFSQDNPKIKKQIDKVKEKGHQRMTILVIPHGYDSSFHFQISHFTILFFLALTVGLLSLAIFGIVGSSTTQSQINQLSKIYGTYFDTYITHANQLEEMKEEYSKLNESMLELFTLIDGQDDELLKIPAEDLIETAAVESLQKEEKEDKQLDVGRKYLSEIYELRQLKHRMDNYQRLVEANYQFLYQRSDILSRSPLFNPMYSYNLTSPFGMRKSPTTGYWEYHDGLDMANATGTPIYASAPGRVVRVTYSNVGYGHHVIIQHDFGFSTLYGHCSRIYVRTGQEVKAGEQIAEVGATGNVTGPHLHYEIFISEEGKTDPEQYMQAGVY; encoded by the coding sequence ATGAAGAAAAAAATTAAAGAGATTACGTCTGTTTTTTCACAAGACAATCCGAAAATCAAGAAACAGATTGATAAGGTGAAAGAAAAAGGTCACCAACGGATGACCATTCTTGTCATTCCTCACGGATATGACAGTTCTTTCCACTTCCAAATTTCACATTTTACGATTCTATTTTTTTTGGCCTTAACGGTCGGTCTACTCAGTCTTGCTATTTTTGGGATTGTTGGTTCGAGTACAACACAAAGCCAAATCAATCAACTCTCCAAAATTTACGGAACTTATTTTGATACTTACATCACTCATGCCAATCAATTGGAAGAAATGAAAGAAGAGTATTCGAAACTAAATGAAAGTATGTTAGAACTCTTTACTCTCATAGATGGACAAGATGACGAACTTTTGAAAATTCCTGCGGAAGACTTGATTGAAACAGCTGCAGTCGAATCACTTCAAAAAGAAGAAAAAGAAGACAAACAACTTGATGTGGGACGTAAGTACTTAAGCGAAATTTATGAACTCCGCCAATTAAAACACCGAATGGACAATTACCAACGTTTGGTGGAAGCGAACTATCAATTTTTATACCAACGTTCAGACATTTTGTCTAGGTCTCCTCTTTTTAATCCCATGTATTCTTATAACTTAACATCTCCATTTGGAATGAGAAAGTCACCTACTACTGGTTATTGGGAATATCATGATGGTTTGGATATGGCAAATGCAACCGGCACTCCGATTTATGCCTCTGCACCGGGAAGAGTTGTTCGGGTTACATATTCCAACGTGGGATATGGACACCATGTCATCATCCAACATGACTTCGGCTTTAGTACCTTATATGGTCACTGCTCAAGAATCTATGTCAGAACGGGACAAGAAGTCAAAGCTGGGGAACAAATCGCTGAAGTGGGTGCAACTGGGAACGTAACAGGTCCTCACTTACATTACGAAATATTTATTTCCGAAGAAGGAAAAACAGACCCAGAGCAATACATGCAAGCCGGAGTTTACTGA